Within Flagellimonas maritima, the genomic segment GCTTTATTTATTGAAACTTCATCACAATGTAGCCAGGCTTAAAATAAATTACTAGCCCCAAAGAAATAAAAACGGTTTCAATCAAAGATTTTTGGATTGGATAAACAATTTAAATTGCAGCCGAACTATCTTTCACGTAATACCATTTTTATGTATGCACGCCAGAAGAGACAGATATGGAGAACATGGGGAACATAATATCTTATAACATTCCAGGAATAAACATTTAGGAAGTATAAAGAATGTATCCGTTTATAAAAAATGTTAGGAAAAAGGTAGTGGTAAAAAAATTGGCAGGTAGCCAAGGCATCAGTTCCAGTACATTGCAAAATGGGTTCAGGACTGTATATGGTATAAGCGTTTCCGATTTCATCCAGATAGAAAAGGTCGAAAAGGCAATATAGTTTATAAAATACATTGACTTATCTATATCGCAAATTACCTATGAACTAGGTCTACATTCCAAAAGTTATTTCTCTATGATATTTAAATTATGCTATGGCACGACGCCATTGGGATTAAAAACGAGAATTATAAATAAGGGAAATTCGGCATCCTAGTTCATTCAATTTGTCAAAAATCATGATCAATGGACTTTCCATATGGAATTTTAAACTTAAGGCTACTTAAGTAGATTATAATAATCTGTTTGAATCAACAATTTGAGTGATTGAAATATCCTACAATCTGCTCTCTGAGTATATTGCACTAAAATATTGCTATGACGTATCATGAACAGGACGTACTTCTACAGATATACCATTTAAGGGAACAATTGCACGGATTCGTTGAAAGTATCGAAGAAAACCAATCCTTGTTAGTGAAAGTTCTTGGTCTAGAGCGTATTGAAATATTACTAACAGAAAATAAAAAAAGTTGTCGTATAACTGAGCGAATATTTCAAAAAAACGGATATCGACAGGTTCTGAACAGTACAAAATACCGTCCTGTCAAGGATTACTGGTTCAGTATTGAGAATGAAGAAAACATGTTGACAGAACGGAGCATTCTGAACAAGGTTATTTTTTGTTCAAGAAAAATAATCGGTTATTGCAATGACCTTATCGATTCCAATACTATGGACAGTAGTTCCGTAAATTTATTGGAAAATACTGCCCAGCTACAGCGTACGATGTTAGAACAATTCTTAATCGATTCTTAGGACAAACTTGGGGTACTACGTTGAGCCACCCATTCTGTAAACTTCTCTTTATCCATTGACCGTTCTATCCTTACCCCGCACCCTTTTTAATTTTTACAGGCCTTATTTATAAACAAAGGGACCGGCACATACAAAAAGCTTCTAAAGTGTTGCCAGATTACTTTAGCATGATATTTTGCTTTTAAAAATTTTCACCCATATGAAAATTATGTCCTTAAAACGTAAGGGAATATTCCAAATTTTAGGACAACTAATAAAGCAAGTAGAACAAATTGCCTAATCCCACAATACCTGTTAAACAACCTAGAATAAAATTTATCCGTACTGCCAAAAAAGAAAGTCTATGTTCAATTTTGCTAGCTACAGTTGCATAAAGCGTATATAAACAAAATGAACCAAGGGTTGATCCAATTGAAAAATACAGACTATTCATAGGAGAATATTCAAAATATCCCAATCCTATTAAAAACGAAATGGAAGTAAAATAGAACGGGATGGCAAATGTATTTAAAAGGGACATTCCTATTCCATGGAAATAGGCCTTGGACTTTTGGATTTCTGTTTTTCTTTTCGGCTTCTGTTTTTTAAAGTGCATCCTGAAAAAATTAATAGACAAAATTATTAGAATACCAATACCTACCTTCTGAATACTGGTAATATACTCCGAATTTTTCATAAGGATACTTGATAAATAAGCTCCAATATTGGCTTGAAAAAACAATACGGTCGCAAAGCCGCCGATAAGATAAAGTGCTGATTTTCTTCCACTTTTTAAACTAAACTTTACCACGGTCAGATTCAAGAAACTTGGTACAATGCTTCCCGAGGCAGCAATGGCAAATCCTAAAATTAAACAGGTTAAAAAAGTCATGCTCTATTTGTTGATATAAATAAACAACTTAAGGCAAGACCGTACTGCCACATTTCATTTATTTTTTGTTCGAATGGATTTTTTACGCGGTTTGAACTATTGTAGAGTTAGTTTCAAGAGCCTTCTTCCTCTTTCTCTTCCCTTATCTGTTCAGTTGCATCGTCAATAACTTCTTTTGATGGTGATGGCAACCGCTGTTTTGATGCCGTACTAGATTCTAGCGAAAGTTTTGTAAAAAAAGGAAAATGATCTGAGCCAATGTTACTACCAAGATCTACCTCCAAAACCCGAAAGTCGGGTGAAACGAATACATGGTCCAATGGCCATCGCATGAACCAGTATTTGGCATTATAGGTATTGAAAAGCCCCCTCCCTTTTCGCAAATCTAAAAGCCCACTGTATGATTGGAACAAGGACGTAGTTTCTGACCAAGCAACATCATTAAAATCCCCCATTACTATAACCGGAAATTCGGAATTCTTTGACAAGCGACCGACTTTCATTAGCTCGGCGTCGCGATCTAGGGATGATGGATTATGGATGGGCGTAGGCGGTGCAGGATGAATCGCATATAACTGAATTGTTTTATCGGATGGTAAAATTAATCTAGTATGGATAGAAGGTATGGTGTCCTCTACAAGATATTCAATAGTCGATTGTTCCAATTCAAATTTTGAATAAAGAAGCATACCATAAGTATTCTCTTGGGGCACTTGTACTGTATACCGATATTCTTTATTCAAATATTCGTTCAAAGATTCCGTCCATTTGGAGTTTGTCTCAGTATATAAAACTACATCGGCATTAAACTTTTTTGTGTCTTTAATCAAGCTTTTGACATCTCTATTGTCCTGAAGAACATTGGCGGTATAGATGCTTAATGTTTCTTTTGTTTTCGCTGAAGCATTGTCAACCTCGACCTTTCCAAGGACTGTATATGGCAGGATTTTAGTTCCTTGATATATTAAACAAGCCAGCAGCGCGATCGTTAATATATAATCTTTTACACGACGCTTATTAAATAAAAAAACAAGGGCCAATAATATTAATGCAGTGAATATGGTCAATTGTAGATGTGGAAAATCAAATACCCTAATCGACCAATGTTCAGTTGATATGTAGGGTATAAAGGTCAAAATGATAACTACCGCCCCTAGGAGAGTTACTAAGAACTTTAGCTTTGGGAAGCGAACGGATTGGTCTAACATTTGGTTATAACATTTAGTAATGCGAATATCGGAATCTAATTCCTATTACATATAAATGATTGGGGCTTAAATCGTGAGGTTCTCAGAATTACAGGAAATGTCTCAAATAAAAGTATATTTCTAAAGTGCTTTTATTGATAATGATACACATCTTTCAAATTAAACAAACATTATTTGCAAAGACAACTTAAATAGCCCTAAATGCAACTTAAAGTTACAACAAATACAATACTAGACTGTTCCCGTATAGGACATATTTTAGATGATTTCAGATGTATTCATACAATCCCCTACAAAATCAAAAACCCTGATAATCATACGATTAGCAGGGTTTTGATATTGCCAGAATGGCAGTTCGTCGGGATGACAGGACTAATTATATCATCGCAACGTGTTAACTATCAGATTTTTACAGATTCTTTTTTGAATGATTAACCGAAAACTAAACTCAGTTCAAAATGATACAAATTGATGCAAATAAAATGTCGTCTTGCAATACTAAAAATACGATTTTCACTTTACATTTAAATGCTTTTTTTACAAAAATAAAATCAGCTCCATAAAAAACTATCCAAGCACACTGCCCAGTTTAAACATGGGTAAGTACATTGCAACCAAAATAACTCCAACACAAATTCCTACAACCAAAATTATCATAGGCTCCAACAGCGTGCTCAACAGTTTGGATTTTTGTTGTACTTCAATGCTATACTGCTGGTTCAAACGTTCGAACATAAACTCTGTTTGATTGGTTTCCTCAGCAACTTTTACCATGGAAATCATTTTTTTGCTAAAAACCTTGTTTCCTTTTAAACTATTGCTCAGGCTTTCACCTTGTAAGATTTTAGATTTCACTACTTCAAGAGCATCCTGTAGTGGGTAAAAGCTTATCATTTTCCCGGCAAGCTCTATACTGTTCAAAACTGGAACCTTGGAAGCAGTCAACAGACTGATTGCCCGTGTAAATTGAGCCAAGTATACCGCTTTAAGAAAATTTCCCAAATAAGGAATTTTAATCAAAATATAGTCTATCTTTCTTTTAAACCAATCACTCCCAAAAAGTACTTTTCGAAGAAGCAAAACGCTTATGATGATGAGAACCATCCACCATCCATAGTCTTTGATAAAATCCGATATTGCAACGATAAACTTTGTAATCCACGGAAGGTCTACATTGTTCTGTTCAAATATATCCTGAAACATCGGCACTACCAATCGTAACATGAATATGACTACCAAAACGGCAGTAATCAATATTATTGCAGGGTAGGTCAACGCATTTACCAAACTTCTTTGCTGCTCGTTCTTCTTGGAAAAAAATAACCCTAGTTCGTTTGTAATTATGGTAAGCGTTCCAGACTCCTCACCTATCTTAAGAGAATAGTACTCATATTCCGAGAATTCACTTCTACTTTTTATGGCGTCGGAGAAACTATTCCCCGAAAGTAAGCTATCCCCCAAATCTTTGAACAAGCTCTTTTGCTGTTCTTTTTTTTGTCCTTCTTCAATCAGCTTTAAGGATTCTTTAAGCGTGATGCCAGCCTTTAAGAGCACGCTCAATTCTGTGTAAAAATCTTCCTTTTTTTTATTTGAAAACGATTTCCCGAAGAAAACCAGTTCACGTTCTAAAATAGAGGTCCTCTTTTTTATTTTTAAATCATCTGGCTTGACTAAAGCGTCGATATTTGTGTTCTCCAGTTTAAATCCCATATCAGTTCATAAAATCCGTAGCGGCATTTCTTTTGTAAACAAAAAGTGTATGATTGGCATCGTTGACAAGTTCAATTGCATCCAACTTCCCATTACCCACCTCATCACCCAAGAGGAATATTTTGCTGATTTTGAAATCTGTGAAGAGCGTGTCTTTTTTATTAAGGACATATCCATTGCGAAAAAAATATTCTTTTTTGTCCATTTCGTTGGTCAATGTTAGTATACGTTCTTGCTGAAAAAAATAAATATCGGAGTACAGATTAAAATCTATCCACAGTGCTTGTCGCAGAAGATTATCTGTTGTTCGCTCTTCATAGTTTACTTGTATGCCGTTTATCTGTTTTTGTACCAGACCAAGAACTGAAAAGGCAAGTCCTACAACGATTATAGTCAATATCAGCACAATCAGCATCTCACTGAGCGTGAAAGCTTCTAATTTTTTAAAGGTTTTTATCACTATTGATTTTTCTTTTTATCGTTCTTGTACCTTTATTCTCTTTTTCGGTTATTTGAATAGTAACGGTTCCTTCTTGGTGGTTTTCATCAACGGTAACATTCCATGTTTCCCACTCTTCAAAGTAAGGTAGGGTCACCTTTTGGTTTATAATTTGATATTCCAATCGGTCCAAATAGGTGTGTATGGATTGAAGATTTCCTTTCACCTGAGAAGAAAACAAGGAATTCATTACCAAACTGGAAAGCATAAAAATCACTACGATGAGTACGGTACCCACCATAGTTTCCATTAGTGTGGATGACTTAACTTTTCTTAGTACAGCCATTTTGCCAAAGCTTTTTCCTTGTTGAACAACAGCCCCGCGTAAGCAGTGGGCAGCAATTTTGAATTTATAGTGCCGTTGAACAAATGGTTCTGATAGATACTGCCTTTTTCCAAAGCAATAAAAGCATCCGTTGTTATATTTCCGATAACCCCACCTTTTAGTTCCAGGTTTTTTTCACAATAAATCTCTCCAAAAACCGTAGTATTTTCATTCACCTTTATTTGCGGGATAAAATTTTCTTCATCACCGTCTTCCATATAGGCAACAATGCCCTTGATCAAAACATTTTTTCCTATCTGAATGTTCGTTTCCGACCGGTTTTTGGGGTTGGGCATATCTCCCCTATTCACTACTAAGACTGAAGGATAATCCAAGATCACTCTATTTTCGACTTTAATACTTTCCGTAGCTATGCACTGTAATATTCCGTTGAATCCGCTTTCTATACTAATTTTTGGTGCTATGAGGACAATGTCCTTTAAGTTAGAATTTTTCCCAACGTATATCTTTTGTGATGCCTTTACCATGATATTGCCACGCAAGTCAACATGTGAAAGTCGTATTACATCACCTTCTATGTATTTTGTTGGGGCTTTAAAGGAATTTATCAGAACCAAACCTTCCGAAAAACGGATATGATTTTCCCTGAAATCATAATTCCCACGTTTTGGCAACTCTTTAAGATATTTTTTCAGGGAAGTATCGATAATTAGAAATTCATTGGAGCTCTGTTTTACAGCACCGTATACGGGCAAGTTAAATTTATAGAATTCTCCTGCGATGGTACCTGGTCGGATACCTTGTTCCGGCAAATATGCATTTCCCGTTATTTTGGCACTTCCCGCAATGATCATAGGGCGGTCATTGTCTTTAAGATACAATGCGGGGAATTGACCTTCCACTGCACCGCCGACCAAAGCTGTTTTTTCGAATACGGTTTTTTTAAACCGGGATGAAACAGTGTACTTTTCAAATATGCCCCAGTAAGATTTGAATACCGATACTTCTACACCATCTTCATCCAATGGTATTTTTAAGGTTACGGAGTCATTGATCAAAATATCTTGCCTCATGGCATAGTTGAGGCCCAAGTCCGCTTTTTTGATTACTGCAATGGTCTTGGATGTTTTTTTTCCAAAGAGCACATGGGTTTTGTGCAATAGAGCAAAAGTGAGTAGCAGTACAGCTATTACGGCACCAACAAGAAGCACAAACTGGAGTGCACCGGCCTTTATTTTAGTTTTGTATGGCACTTTGTAATGGTATTGTCTTTAGTGTTCCTTTAAATCTCACTTTTATGTGCTTACTGTTTCCACTTAACAAAGTAACACCATTCTCTCTTCCTTTTTTTTGCATGAGGTATGGGCTACCGGCTATGGTCACAAAAAAAATATGGGCATTGGTTTGCTGGTCCGTAATCAGGCCCGTATAAATAATCGAGGGAAACTCAACAGTTGGTGTTTTGAATTTTACAACATTATTGGTCTTTTTTAAGGAAGCGCTCAATGTGCCCAAAAAAGGATCTCGGTAATCTGCTACAATATTGAACGTATCTTTTTCCATTATCTCTTTAGGTTTAAAATTTGGTCTTTCAGCAAAGGTCGGTGCTTCTTGTTCCTTAGAAAATACGTCAAGTATTCTCAAGCCAATAATTCCCCATACAACCAAAACAATGGCCAATAGTAGATATGTTTTTATATTTTTGCTCACTCCTCGACCGTAAAATTAAACGTAGAACTATTATCGCTTTCGTTACCGGCAGCGTCATAAGCACGTACACGCCAATAAAAAGTTCCCGCAGCCATATTGGTAGTAAAGGTCTTGTTGGCCCCTATGGCCTTGGTGACCAAACTTTGTAAGCTTTCATCTGAAAAAATAAAGATGCTATCGCGTTCTGCCGTACCCGAAACATCTGTTCTTGTCCATGAAAAATTAACTTCGTTCTCGCTCTGCGTTACTCCATTTGCCGGCATTACCAGTTGTGGGGTGTTTGGAGGGGTAACATCAAGGTCTTCATCTCCATCCACTAGAAAATCATTTAAGGCATAAGCCGTTTCGTAGTCGCTGTTCATTGCTTTTATGCGCCATGAATAATTGCCATTGGGTAAATTTTGTACAATTCTGGTCGCTATATTGCCCAATGTATCCTCTACAATAATACTGTCCAATACAATTTGGGTCGTATTATCAAAATTGGGCGTAGCAATCTGGATTTCAAAAGCGGTGGCATCGTCCACGGCCTGCCAATTAAAATTTACGGTATTTGATGAAAGTAACGTCTCATCCAAAGGTGCCAGAACAGGAACTGTCCGGTCGGATATATCGGGAACCTCCAGAATATCCTCGCAACCTAGAAGGATAATGAAAATGGAACCTAAAATAAATTTATAGTTTGTGTGCATTCCATTAGAATTTTAAATATGCCCTGTCTGTGCCAACCTTGGAAGCTTTTGCATAAGTTCCTTTTGGGCATCTTTCTCCTTTGGGCATCAAATTTTTGATTATTAGATTATGGTATCGATCCTCGCCCCAACAAAAATTAACATATTGGTAACCGAACACCTGCAGCTCAGAGAAAAAATATCTGCTTTCCAATTCCCCGTTGATGACCACTAGCTGAATGTTGCCATAATCGTCTTTTTGTAATTGTATTGCCTCTGCCAATGTGAAATCGGACATTGCAGTTTCTGGTACTGTGAGATTAAGGCCGGTTATCAGTTTATAATCCTCATTGTAAGATATGTAAGTCCGAAGGGCATCATGGGCATCATTGTTCAATAACGTGGTTAGATCAAGTTTGTCCAAAAGTTCCAATCTTAAGTATTTAGGTTTTAAGGGCAAAGAATCACTAAAAGAAATACTATTGATTTTCCCTGCTTGTTCCACATATTTGGTATAGGAAGAATAACTTGTTCTATTGAAAGGAAGCTGTTTTGCACTGACCTTGAGCACGGACCAATTGGGTACCCCTACTTGTTCCACAGCGCTGTACCAAATTTCATCTTTTGTTTTTATCAGGGTTCCCAATTCCGGAAAACTTAACTGTGCTTCCTGTTTTTGGGCTTTGTACGCGTTACATCCCAACAAGAAGAATACCCCGATTACGGTTGATCCATAGATTTTAAAGCACTTCATATTACTGTTTCATTGGCAGTATGAAGGTACAGAAAATATAGATTTTATTGAAGGTAAATTCCTTATTATTTGGAGTTATGGAGGATTATTGAAGTCCTAGAAACAATTTGTATTTCTTATAAAATATGATTTCATAACATTATACTTAAGACCGTTATGCCGATTGTCATTTAAACTCGTCCACGAAAAACCATCTGCTACTGACCAAACCCGCTTTAGGGTTAAATAGAATAGGAGGACATGGTTTGGAAAACTTCGTAAAATTCGCAATCAGATCTTGATTACACTAAAATCATTATATAGGAACGATGTTAAAATACTTAAGTCTTGTATCTAAATTTTTGATGGGAAATCACTAAAAAAACTTATTCCAAAGCATAAAAAAACCGCCTCGATGGGCGGTTTTATATTGATTGCTTTTTAATTAATTTGATTGTATTTCTAACAACTCATTAATTTTTCGTGCCAAGACCTCTTTTCGATATAAGCCGTCTTTGAAGAAGAATACATAACCATCATCAATGCGACTCATCTTAATTAGGTATTTAGACTCTCTATAATTACCTATATTGATATAAACACTATAGTCTCTATCACCTCTATGAGGGGCTTGCACATCAAAATCTAAGGATTTGAACAATTCATAAAACTCGTTTATGTCTTTTTCGTTATCAATTGTAACTCTCCCATCTGGGGCGTTAGAATGGTAATTTAAATTACCTCCTTTTTTGAACTCTAGATAAATATTAGCAGTTTTTTCATCCAAAAAATATTCATCAGGAGAAACAATGTTCTTAGGAAAATATAAGTAGCCCATAATCAACAACACTGCTACTCCTAATATGATATATTCTTTTTTCATCTGTCTGACCTATATAAATAATCTGAAACTCCAAGATAACCCGAAAAACTAACAGGTAGAGGAACTACACCGCCCGAAACACCTAAAGAAATGCCTTCGTACGTTGTCTTTGTAAATCCACGCCAATTACCATCACTTCCAATTGGCCATTGAAATTCAGTACCTTGGTTATATGCTCCTGCTACTGAAGCTGGACCAAAGGCTCTTACATCTGCTTGCAATCCTATTTCAGCTCCTCTGAATACATCTAAATCAGGGTTAGGATCTGTTGCAAAAAATCCAGTAACACTACCCGTAACACCTGCTTCAATTCCCAGTAAACCATTTACTTGTAAGTTAACCCCAAAATCACCTTTGTTCTCACCTTTCAAAATACCCAAAACTGATACTTCGAGTTGCGCACCTCCTTTATAAGCAGCTTCGGCACTTGCATTTACTGCTAATGCATCAGGCAAATATTCGCTGCCACCCAATTGTTCGGTATAATCAGCCAATTGGTCATCAAAATAAACATTGGTGGTTTCTGTACCAGTATAAGTTAACCCTTTGGATTCTAGATTTATTTCGGTATCTATTAAATCAGTATGGATTCTAAATGCTTCTACGGATTCTCCTTGCTCATTTAACATCCTAATCACTATATCTTCAGGGGACATTCCATCAGGGTCTATGAAACGTAATGGGTTGTTAAATGCAAAGTTATAAGGTGAGTGCCTACGCATCTGCTCAGCTAGAGGGTCAAGGTTCATCCATCTTCCCAAACTTGCATCATAGTTCCTCGCCCCGAAATCGTGCCAATCAAGACCAAGACTCTCGTCAAGCTCTTTCCCTTGGTAGGTCATGTAGTTGTTCTCAACTCCATTTATGCTATTATTGTAACCTTTGTGTTCAAGCCCAAAGGGATAATAGTTTCTTTCTTGGAGTATCTCGGAGCTGTCGACCGAGCCATCTTCGTTGATGTCCTGATAGCTCAATCTGATGTTCCCTAGATGGTCCCTGTATTGGTACACATAGTCATAGCCTCCCTGTCCATCCGGGACCACATAGCCCTCTGGGTGTCCAAAGAACTGCAGCTGTCCGTTCTCGTAGACGTAGTTGCCCGCATACTCTGTAGTGTTGCCCGTACTCACAATCTTTTTTAGTTTTCTGCCCGTGGCATCGTAAATATACGAAATGGTGCCGTTGTTACCGTTGCCGTTCACCGAAATACTCTCGGGCAAGTCTAAATGGTTGTACACAATACCCGGGTCCGTGGTAGTTGCCCCCCTAATGCCCTTGTTGAGATCAATGGTCATATTCCCATTTAGGTCATAGCTAAAATCGTCCCCGGTGCTGCCGGGGATTTCCCTGAAGCCCTGGTCGTCGTTGGCAAAATCGGATACCTTCCTCACCTTGTTGCTCTGGGCGGGGTAATAATAGTACATGCGGTCCATGGAACCGAAGTCTCCGGTGATGGCATTATCGGGGTTCTCCACCACGTGCCCTTTTCTCTTCAGGAAGGTGATGTTCCCGTTCTTGTCATAGGCAATCGGCTCCGTGGGGCTACCAACGTCATATCTCCCGTTGTTGCTTACCGCATGGCCCAGACGGTTGAGCGCATCATAGCCGTAGCGGTACCATTTCAGGCCGTTGTCCACATTGGCCGTTTTCCACTCCGTCTCACTGATGTTCCCGTTGTAGAGCGGTGTGCCCCCATGGTCCGCCGTGTTGTAGTTGATATCGAAGGCGAAAAGGTCGTTGCCCATGCTCGTGTGGTCGTTGATACGTTTGAGCCATCCCCGTACATTATACTCATAGTCCACCGTCTGTAGGTTGCCGCCAACTTTCTTCCCTACCAGTTGCCCCAGTTCACCATAGGTGTTCTCCACGATGGTCTCGGTATGGGCCCCTATGGTCCGGGTCTGCTGGGTGAGCCTGCCCATATGGTCGTACGCATAGTCGTCCGTTGTCACTATCGGCGGGTTTGCCCCCTTGGTGTGGGTGGTGACCACCTGTTCGGGCCTGCCCACAAAGTCAAGCTTGGTCTCCACCTGCGTGAAGGTCTGCAGGTAGTCGTTCAAGGTGCCCTCCGTTATGACCCTGCCCTTTTCGTCATAGGCCCTGGCCCAGCTCACCCACTTGTCCCCGTTGCCGTCCAGCACCAGTACGCCCCCGCCAGTGGGCAGGCCCCTTACGTTCTGGGAGACCGTCTGGCCCAGCACCGTGGTGGGGATGGTGTAGCCCTGCAGGTCAAAGTCATAGGCATCGTAATAGTTCATCGTGTGCAGCACGTTGGGAACGGCGTAGATGGAAGGATAGGTGTTTGTGGTGTACACAGGGCCGTCCCTTTCCTCGAACTGTGCGGCCGCCCCGTCAACGTTGGCCTGTGCCTGCGACCTGGTCGCGACAAGGTCCGCAATGCCCGTATAGGCCACCCTGCCAAAGGCATCGTACTTGGTATAGGACCATTCGTTGTCGGTTCGCTGCACCGTATCCTGTACCATCACGGGTTGGTCCAGTTTGTTGTAGACGATATGTTCCCAGCCCTTGCCCGGTACCTTTTTCTCCACCAGGCGGTTGCGGTGGTCGTACTTGTACTGGTAGCAGAGCTCGTCGAGCTCAGTACTACTTACCCCATTGGAGGTGTCCACCTTTGGCGGCAGCACAAAGGTAAGGTTGCCATAGTCGTCGTACACGTAATGGGTATCGTGCTCCTCGACTGCGCTCGGCGACCCCACTTCCCCATACGTCCGCTTGAGCACCACATGGCCCAGCTTGTCGGTATACGACTCGGTGGTGTGCAGCTTGGAGGTTGTCCCGTCATGGTTCTCGTCCTTGGTCACGGTTTTGTAAAGTTCGCCCACTGCATAGTATCCACTTTGTACCAAGATCGGTTCATAGATACCGTTTGTAAAGCTTGTGCTCACCTTAAAGAACCGTACCTCGTCGGTATCATTGGTGTCATAGCCAAATACTATCTCATGCCCGCTGCCCATCTTCCAGTCCTCTCCGGGGGCGGCCTGTTTGAATACACGGTTCAGGGGGGAGGGTTCGTACTCCTTCAGGGAATAGGCATTAATATTGGGAACGCTCAGCCCTGTAAAGTCAGAGGCGTAACTATTCTTGTAATACGTTTGTGCAGCTCCTGCCATGCCGTGCCTAAAGCTTCCGAACGCCTCGCTTGCTTGGCGGTATAGCGGCAACCATTCCCTGTCAACCCTGCCGTAGGCATCGTACCCGATATGGGTCACCAGATCCCCTTGTTCCTTTGAGGCCCTTATGGCCACTTGTTGTAAAGGTCTTCCCAAGCCGTCATAGTAGGTAACATTTTCGATAACGTCCCCCACGGCTGTAATCTCCGTACTATCGTTCAGTTCCTTTTGATAGATGCGCGAGGCAAAACTGTTCTCATTGCTCAGCTTTGCCAATAGGTTGGGGCATCCGTTATCGGTCCCAAACTCATTTGGACAGGCGTCGGTGTTGTTGGTTACGTACCCCGATGGCATCTCACTATAAAAAACACTGTCATTGGGGTCCCCGAACATATCATTATCGATATCCCTATAAAAATACTGTGGAGGAATATCGGTGATGTTTTCCGTGGTATCGTCATAGTCGCTGTTGTTCGATACATAACCCGTAGGTTGTGAACAGGATTCCACACTGGAATTGGCATCC encodes:
- a CDS encoding AraC family transcriptional regulator, producing MYPFIKNVRKKVVVKKLAGSQGISSSTLQNGFRTVYGISVSDFIQIEKVEKAI
- a CDS encoding LysE family transporter, with translation MTFLTCLILGFAIAASGSIVPSFLNLTVVKFSLKSGRKSALYLIGGFATVLFFQANIGAYLSSILMKNSEYITSIQKVGIGILIILSINFFRMHFKKQKPKRKTEIQKSKAYFHGIGMSLLNTFAIPFYFTSISFLIGLGYFEYSPMNSLYFSIGSTLGSFCLYTLYATVASKIEHRLSFLAVRINFILGCLTGIVGLGNLFYLLY
- a CDS encoding endonuclease/exonuclease/phosphatase family protein, with the translated sequence MLDQSVRFPKLKFLVTLLGAVVIILTFIPYISTEHWSIRVFDFPHLQLTIFTALILLALVFLFNKRRVKDYILTIALLACLIYQGTKILPYTVLGKVEVDNASAKTKETLSIYTANVLQDNRDVKSLIKDTKKFNADVVLYTETNSKWTESLNEYLNKEYRYTVQVPQENTYGMLLYSKFELEQSTIEYLVEDTIPSIHTRLILPSDKTIQLYAIHPAPPTPIHNPSSLDRDAELMKVGRLSKNSEFPVIVMGDFNDVAWSETTSLFQSYSGLLDLRKGRGLFNTYNAKYWFMRWPLDHVFVSPDFRVLEVDLGSNIGSDHFPFFTKLSLESSTASKQRLPSPSKEVIDDATEQIREEKEEEGS
- a CDS encoding type II secretion system F family protein; this encodes MGFKLENTNIDALVKPDDLKIKKRTSILERELVFFGKSFSNKKKEDFYTELSVLLKAGITLKESLKLIEEGQKKEQQKSLFKDLGDSLLSGNSFSDAIKSRSEFSEYEYYSLKIGEESGTLTIITNELGLFFSKKNEQQRSLVNALTYPAIILITAVLVVIFMLRLVVPMFQDIFEQNNVDLPWITKFIVAISDFIKDYGWWMVLIIISVLLLRKVLFGSDWFKRKIDYILIKIPYLGNFLKAVYLAQFTRAISLLTASKVPVLNSIELAGKMISFYPLQDALEVVKSKILQGESLSNSLKGNKVFSKKMISMVKVAEETNQTEFMFERLNQQYSIEVQQKSKLLSTLLEPMIILVVGICVGVILVAMYLPMFKLGSVLG
- a CDS encoding PulJ/GspJ family protein is translated as MIKTFKKLEAFTLSEMLIVLILTIIVVGLAFSVLGLVQKQINGIQVNYEERTTDNLLRQALWIDFNLYSDIYFFQQERILTLTNEMDKKEYFFRNGYVLNKKDTLFTDFKISKIFLLGDEVGNGKLDAIELVNDANHTLFVYKRNAATDFMN